In the genome of Propionispora hippei DSM 15287, the window TAAAGACCGCCTTATTTTGCATAGGCAGCGCACGTTACTGTTTATTGACGAAATCCACCGGTTTAATAAGGGCCAGCAGGATGTGCTGCTGCCTTTTGTGGAGGATGGACGGGTTATTTTGATCGGTGCGACAACCGAGAATCCCTATTTCGAAGTGAATTCGCCTCTCTTATCCCGCATGCGGGTGGTACGGTTACAGCCTCTTAATAAAGAAGCTGTTCTGCGGATTATCAGGCAGGCAACGGCTGATGCAGAGCGGGGACTGGGCCATCTGGCAATCGAATATGACGAACTGGCCCTGGCGACGATAGCCGATATTGCCGGCGGTGATGCCCGGGTGGCTCTGAATATATTGGAGCAAGCCGTCGGATTATTGGAAGTGTCGCAAGAAAAGCGGTTGACTGCGGATTTTGTACATGCCGTGGCCGGTGAAAAAATTCAAATATACGATAAAAATGGCGATAACCATTATGATGTAGCTTCGGCGCTGATTAAAAGCATGCGCGGCTCCGATCCCGATGCGGCGCTGCATTATCTGGCCCGCATGCTGGCCGCTGGTGAGGATGTAAAATTTATTGCCCGCAGAATTGTGATCTGTGCCGCAGAGGACGTCGGCAATGCCGATCCTCAGGCGCTTAGTCTGGCGATGGCAGCGGCGCAGGCTGTGCAGTTTATTGGCATGCCGGAGGCGCGGATTCCATTGGCACAGGCTGTCACCTATATTGCGGCGGCACCTAAGAGCAACGCGGCGTATTTGGGCATTAACGATGCCTTGCAGGATGTAAGGCAAAAAGATTGCGGCACCGTGCCGCTGCATCTGCGTGACAGCAGCTATAAAGGAGCTAAAGCTTTCGGCCACGGAAAAGAGTACCGCTACCCGCACGATTATCCGGGGCATTATATTGAACAGCAGTATTTACCCGATGCGTTAGCAGGAACTGTTTATTACCGGCCCGGTGACCAGGGCTATGAAGCGGTTGTTCAGGAGCGACTTGCTATTCGGCGAAATCACGATAAGAACAAGGGCAAAGAAAAGGGGTAGCCCGCTATAGTAAGCTGGCTACCCTTTTTTACTGTAAGAGGTTTATCTTTTGGTTGTTTTTTTTGGTTCCTCAATAGGTGTCCCATATTTGCCTACCCAGATAAACAGGCCGACTCCAACCAAAATCACTGCCAAACTGGTAAGCTGTGCCGATTTTAACCCCAGCAGTAAGGTACCGTAATCACCGCGCAGATATTCCAGGAAAAAACGGGCGGTGGAATAAAGCACCGCATACAGGATAAATACCTGGCCCTTGGCGTGATTGGTCGTACGGAAAAGCAGCAGCAGCACGAAGATCACCATGTCCAACTGACTTTCCCATATTTCGGCCGGCCATAGGGGCTGTGCTCCATATACCTGATGGGCCAGTGTGGTAGAAGGGTAGAGAATGCCAAAGTTGCCGCCTGTGGGATGTCCGAAGGCATCGCCGTTTAACAGATTGGCGGCCCGGCCCAGCGCCTGACCGAGGATAATGGCCGGAGCGGCGACAATGTCGGCAAAAGCCCAGGTATCAATCTGATGCCGCTTGGTATAAAGGTACCCGACTATGGCACCTAGAAAAACGCCGCCTTGGATAGCCATGCCTCCTTGCCAGACAAATGGAATTTCCAGCAAATGATTGTGATAGTAACCCCAGTCAAAGAAAAATACATCCCATAAGCGGGCGCCGACAATGCCGGCGATGCCGCAGTAAATTCCCATATCAGGGACGTGCTGATGCCAACGTCCGTCCTGTTTGGCAAAATAGTAAGCTGTGCCTGTTGCCAATATGATGCTAAGGCTCAGGATCAGACCATAGGCCCGGATGGGAAAGTCGCCGATAAAAAACAAATACTGGTGCATAGAATCCTCCTTGTTAATGCAGACAGGGGTGGCACAGACGTGACCTGTACAACAAAATCTGTATTCATTATAG includes:
- the lgt gene encoding prolipoprotein diacylglyceryl transferase, which encodes MHQYLFFIGDFPIRAYGLILSLSIILATGTAYYFAKQDGRWHQHVPDMGIYCGIAGIVGARLWDVFFFDWGYYHNHLLEIPFVWQGGMAIQGGVFLGAIVGYLYTKRHQIDTWAFADIVAAPAIILGQALGRAANLLNGDAFGHPTGGNFGILYPSTTLAHQVYGAQPLWPAEIWESQLDMVIFVLLLLFRTTNHAKGQVFILYAVLYSTARFFLEYLRGDYGTLLLGLKSAQLTSLAVILVGVGLFIWVGKYGTPIEEPKKTTKR
- a CDS encoding replication-associated recombination protein A; translated protein: MDLFSYSLQQEPRKNEPLAARMRPRSLEEFVGQEKVVGHGSFLRKMIESDNIPSMILFGPPGTGKTTLANVIANQTGSHYEQLNAVAAGIADVRKVTEGAKDRLILHRQRTLLFIDEIHRFNKGQQDVLLPFVEDGRVILIGATTENPYFEVNSPLLSRMRVVRLQPLNKEAVLRIIRQATADAERGLGHLAIEYDELALATIADIAGGDARVALNILEQAVGLLEVSQEKRLTADFVHAVAGEKIQIYDKNGDNHYDVASALIKSMRGSDPDAALHYLARMLAAGEDVKFIARRIVICAAEDVGNADPQALSLAMAAAQAVQFIGMPEARIPLAQAVTYIAAAPKSNAAYLGINDALQDVRQKDCGTVPLHLRDSSYKGAKAFGHGKEYRYPHDYPGHYIEQQYLPDALAGTVYYRPGDQGYEAVVQERLAIRRNHDKNKGKEKG